A window of the Leishmania infantum JPCM5 genome chromosome 18 genome harbors these coding sequences:
- a CDS encoding putative citrate synthase produces MASSVLDEMKEQMLRRCREDQKKIDDLRKKHGHEKLCDATIDAVYGGMRGITGLVYEPSLLDSAEGIRFRGLTILECQEMLPKAPGGKEPLPEAMFWLLMTGEVPTEEQARGLNAELHRRVDPEAIAAAQKAIAALPKNAHPMTAFSVGVLALQTYSKFAAAYAAGKSNKKTYWEYALEDSLDMLARTPAVVAMIYNRETKGQVELAAPSNSDLDWAANFAKMLGFQDEEFRECMRLYLSVHADHEGGNVSAHTTTLVASALSDPYLAFSAGLNGLAGPLHGLANQEVLNYLLSMQERVKADGVNVHDEAALEKALTKYTWELLNSGQVVPGYGHAVLRKVDPRYTCLRNFCLRHNFQDDLFKLVNTIYMIMPGILKEHGKTKNPYPNVDAHSGVLLQHYGLTDQNCYPVLFGLSRQMGVLAGVVWDRLQGRPLERPKSTTTEMLAKKYLCNSL; encoded by the coding sequence ATGGCGTCATCGGTATTGGATGAGATGAAGGAACAGATgctgaggcgctgcagagaaGACCAGAAGAAGATCGACGACCTCAGGAAGAAGCACGGCCATGAGAAGCTGTGCGACGCCACCATCGATGCGGTGTACGGCGGCATGCGTGGCATCACCGGCCTCGTGTACGAGCCATCACTGCTGGACTCCGCGGAGGGCATCCGCTTCCGCGGCCTCACGATCCTGGAGTGCCAGGAGATGCTGCCCAAAGCGCCGGGCGGCaaggagccgctgccggaggcGATGTTCTGGCTGCTGATGACCGGCGAGGTGCcgacggaggagcaggcaagGGGCCTGAACGCggagctgcaccgtcgcgtCGACCCCGAGGCGATtgccgcggcgcagaaggcgatcgcggcgctgccgaagaACGCGCACCCGATGACGGCGTTCAGTGTGGGCGTGCTTGCGCTGCAGACCTACTCGAAGTTTGCTGCGGCTTATGCGGCGGGCAAGTCGAACAAGAAGACGTACTGGGAGTACGCGCTGGAGGACTCGCTGGACATgctggcgcgcacgccggcggtggtggcgatgatCTACAACCGCGAGACCAAGGGCCAGGTGGAGTTGGCCGCACCGAGCAACAGCGACCTGGACTGGGCGGCGAACTTTGCGAAAATGTTGGGCTTCCAGGACGAGGAGTTCCGGGAGTGCATGCGTCTGTACCTGTCTGTCCACGCCGACCACGAGGGCGGAAACGTGTCGGCACACACGACGACGCTGGTTGCGTCGGCGCTGAGCGACCCCTACCTCGCCTTCAGCGCTGGCCTGAACGGTCTTGCTGGCCCGCTGCATGGGCTGGCGAACCAGGAGGTGCTGAATTACTTGCTTAGCATGCAGGAGCGTGTGAAGGCGGACGGCGTGAACGTGCATGAtgaggcagcgctggagaAAGCGCTGACCAAGTACACGTGGGAGCTGCTCAACTCCGGCCAGGTGGTGCCCGGCTACGGccacgcggtgctgcgcaaggTGGACCCGCGCTACACCTGTCTGCGCAACTTCTGCCTGCGCCACAACTTCCAGGACGACCTGTTCAAGCTGGTTAACACCATCTACATGATCATGCCCGGCATCCTGAAGGAGCACGGCAAGACCAAGAACCCCTACCCCAACGTCGACGCGCACTCCGGCGTGCTACTGCAGCATTACGGACTGACAGATCAGAACTGCTACCCGGTGCTTTTTGGCCTGTCGCGCCAGATGGGCGTATTGGCCGGCGTCGTCTGGGACCGCCTGCAGGGCCGCCCGCTCGAGCGTCCGAAGTCGACCACGACGGAGATGCTCGCAAAGAAATACCTGTGCAACTCCTTGTGA
- a CDS encoding putative citrate synthase, which translates to MRALRCSIIRGVAGLRMASSVLDEMKEQMLRRSKEDHKKIGDLRKKHGHEKLCDATIDAVYGGMRGITGLVYEPSLLDSAEGIRFRGLTILECQEMLPKAPGGKEPLPEAMFWLLMTGEVPTEEQARGLNAELHRRVDPEAIAAAQKAIAALPKNAHPMTAFSVGVLALQTYSKFAAAYAAGKSNKKTYWEYALEDSLDMLARTPAVAAMIYNRETKGQVELAAPSNSDLDWAANFAKMLGFQDEEFRECMRLYLSVHADHEGGNVSAHTTTLVASALSDPYLAFSAGLNGLAGPLHGLANQEVLKYLFSMQERVKADGVNVHDEAALEKALTKYTWELLNSGQVVPGYGHAVLRKVDPRYTCQRNFCLRHNFQDDLFKLVNTIYMIMPGILKEHGKTKNPYPNVDAHSGVLLQHYGLTEQNYYTVLFGLSRQMGVLAGVVWDRLQGRPLERPKSITTEMLAKKYLCNSL; encoded by the coding sequence ATGCGCGCTCTTCGCTGCTCCATAAttcgcggcgtcgccggtCTCCGCATGGCGTCATCGGTATTGGATGAGATGAAGGAACAGATGCTGAGGCGCAGCAAAGAAGACCATAAGAAGATCGGCGACCTCAGGAAGAAGCACGGCCATGAGAAGCTGTGCGACGCCACCATCGATGCGGTGTACGGCGGCATGCGTGGCATCACCGGCCTCGTGTACGAGCCATCACTGCTGGACTCCGCGGAGGGCATCCGCTTCCGCGGCCTCACGATCCTGGAGTGCCAGGAGATGCTGCCCAAAGCGCCGGGCGGCaaggagccgctgccggaggcGATGTTCTGGCTGCTGATGACCGGCGAGGTGCcgacggaggagcaggcaagGGGCCTGAACGCggagctgcaccgtcgcgtCGACCCCGAGGCGATtgccgcggcgcagaaggcgatcgcggcgctgccgaagaACGCGCACCCGATGACGGCGTTCAGTGTGGGCGTGCTTGCGCTGCAGACCTACTCGAAGTTTGCTGCGGCTTATGCGGCGGGCAAGTCGAACAAGAAGACGTACTGGGAGTACGCGCTGGAGGACTCGCTGGACATgctggcgcgcacgccggcggtggcggcgatgatcTACAACCGCGAGACCAAGGGCCAGGTGGAGTTGGCCGCACCGAGCAACAGCGACCTGGACTGGGCGGCGAACTTTGCGAAAATGTTGGGCTTCCAGGACGAGGAGTTCCGGGAGTGCATGCGTCTGTACCTGTCTGTCCACGCCGACCACGAGGGCGGAAACGTGTCGGCACACACGACGACGCTGGTTGCGTCGGCGCTGAGCGACCCCTACCTCGCCTTCAGCGCTGGCCTGAACGGTCTTGCTGGCCCGCTGCATGGGCTGGCGAACCAGGAGGTGCTGAAATACCTGTTTAGCATGCAGGAGCGTGTGAAGGCGGACGGCGTGAACGTGCATGAtgaggcagcgctggagaAAGCGCTGACCAAGTACACGTGGGAGCTGCTCAACTCCGGCCAGGTGGTGCCCGGCTACGGccacgcggtgctgcgcaaggTGGACCCGCGCTACACCTGCCAGCGCAACTTCTGCCTGCGCCACAACTTCCAGGACGACCTGTTCAAGCTGGTTAACACCATCTACATGATCATGCCCGGCATCCTGAAGGAGCACGGCAAGACCAAGAACCCCTACCCCAACGTCGACGCGCACTCCGGCGTGCTACTGCAGCATTACGGACTGACGGAGCAGAACTACTACACGGTGTTGTTTGGCCTGTCGCGCCAGATGGGCGTATTGGCCGGCGTCGTCTGGGACCGCCTGCAGGGCCGCCCGCTCGAGCGTCCGAAGTCGATCACGACGGAGATGCTCGCAAAGAAATACCTGTGCAACTCCTTGTGA